The following are from one region of the Vitis riparia cultivar Riparia Gloire de Montpellier isolate 1030 chromosome 14, EGFV_Vit.rip_1.0, whole genome shotgun sequence genome:
- the LOC117929651 gene encoding phosphoenolpyruvate carboxylase kinase 1: protein MSEALKRDYQLCEEIGRGRFGTVFRCFSPVAAEFFACKSINKRALSDPVDRECLEKEPKVMSLLAPHPHILQIVGVYEDEASLHMVMELCDSSDLFARINNQGFFHESEAASVMKPLLEAIAHCHRNGVAHRDIKPDNVMFDSRQRLKLADFGSAEWCGEGRGMKGVVGTPYYVAPEVLSGIEYTEKVDVWSAGVILYVMLAGVPPFYGDSAAEIFEAVLRGNLRFPTRIFRTVSPAAKDLLRKMICKDVSRRLSAEQALRHPWITNGGEI, encoded by the coding sequence ATGTCAGAAGCGTTGAAGAGAGATTACCAACTGTGCGAGGAGATCGGTCGGGGACGATTCGGCACTGTTTTCCGGTGCTTTTCCCCCGTCGCTGCAGAATTTTTCGCCTGCAAATCCATCAACAAGCGAGCTCTATCCGACCCCGTCGACCGGGAGTGTCTGGAGAAGGAGCCCAAGGTGATGTCTTTACTCGCTCCTCACCCTCACATTCTTCAGATCGTCGGGGTCTATGAAGATGAAGCCAGTCTTCACATGGTCATGGAGCTCTGTGATTCCTCCGATCTTTTCGCTCGAATCAACAATCAAGGGTTCTTTCATGAATCGGAGGCGGCTTCTGTGATGAAGCCGTTGCTGGAGGCTATCGCGCATTGTCACCGTAACGGCGTCGCTCACCGGGATATCAAGCCGGATAATGTGATGTTTGACTCGCGGCAGAGGCTGAAACTGGCAGATTTTGGGTCAGCGGAGTGGTGCGGAGAGGGAAGGGGGATGAAAGGAGTGGTCGGCACGCCGTACTATGTGGCGCCGGAAGTGCTTTCCGGCATTGAGTACACTGAGAAAGTGGACGTGTGGAGCGCCGGAGTGATTTTGTACGTAATGTTGGCGGGAGTTCCTCCTTTTTACGGCGACTCCGCGGCGGAGATATTCGAGGCGGTTCTGAGGGGTAATTTGAGGTTTCCGACGAGAATCTTCAGGACGGTGTCACCGGCGGCGAAAGATTTGCTCAGGAAGATGATCTGTAAGGATGTTTCAAGGCGATTGTCGGCGGAACAGGCACTGA